attttttttttaatcccatggtggaaacaagcttccatacaaATGTCATTCTGTACCTTTTTGAAGTGTGTCGCGGACTGAACTCTGCGGATGGGCTGCATGAGGGCGTCCCGAACAACAATGCTGATGTCAGCACCCGAGTAGCCGTCAGTCTTCTTCCCAAGAGTTATGAAATCAGCTTCGTTGAGGCTATTGGGAGTGGAGCCCAGGTGCAGCTTAAACATTGAGGAGCGAGCTTGCTGCTCTGGAAGAGGGATGTGGATGCGCTTTTCAAACCTATAACCAGACAATAATAAAGCTACAAAGCCTAAATAGACATTTCAATACATGAAAATGTGTGTGGATTTGCACGACGCACCTTCTTCTGATGGCAGAATCCAGCATCCAGGGGATGTTTGTCGCTCCAAGGACCAGAATTCCTTCGTTGTCATTTCCTATGCCTGCGagaataagaaaaataagtttataatcaatgatgtaataaataatttcaaatattatgaaaacaaaaaaattaaagaaaataactactaacaaaaatattaaataaatataaaggacTTCAATATCATTGAAAAAGATAaaattttataacattattaagtttttgttatattatatattacatagaatataaaaaaattattaaaatattatctggaaaatattattaattcacAATAATTGTATAGCATATAGAATAGGAAAAATGAGAATCAATAGTTTAAATATTGAAAAGTATTATGAACACAAAAAACAAATGGTTttcttaacaaaaataaaactaaaatgttgactttaatgtgataaaatgttataataaacataatataatcaTACATTACCACATTATGatagatacataaatacatacataatatttatgacaaatataacaaaaaaaggtaattgtgaatttataccatgcaattctgactttacagggactcaataaagataaaaaagaaagatattttcCCCCTTTAGAATTGGACATTTCAgcttcatttaatattaatttaattaatttaattctttaatatgtgaccctggaccacaaaaccagtcttaagtttcaattaagctgaataaataagctttccattgatgtgtggtttattaggatcggacaatatttgtctgagatacaactatttgaaaatctggaatctgagggtgcaacaaaaatactgagaaaatgaaTATTaacaatgaatattactaataaaaaattacattttgatatatttatggtagcaaatttacaatatatcttcatggaacatgatctttacttaatatcctaatgcttTTTCACATAAAAGAATatttaattttgacccatgcaatgttttcaaaataaaatttgaaaataaagtacaacaaTCATAACAGTTTGCatggtttgatgtgatatgagctaatcGATCGTTAGATTAAAACACCATTGGTAGCGcgatttattgtaattatttttttcctcagttggtcagaacaaagcgTGGCAGACTTGTTCCTTACTTGTTCAGAATACAATAGCTGGTGAAACATCTTATTTGGGTCTTATATTTCAAGACGTAGGCTAAAATCTTTGAttgtgaagtacagtaatatcCGCATCGGTGCGGTGACTGACTGCCACACATTCACTTCGAAACATTCATCTGCACTTAAGCCGCGCCGGAGCACAACCCACGCAAGGAAGATAATTTCGTGCTAAGGGTTTTGAATTAATCGCACGCGTTAACGTTTACAGTTTTTATATAAACAGAATAAATCTATTTCTGAACCATTAACACTAAATGGGAattgaaaaaaaagttacattttaaaaactataacaaCCCTGTCAATTTGCTCTTGCGACAAAGCTATCGCTAGCTTTGCGTTTACCTTGCATCTGGACCAGAAACTCAGTCTTGATCTTGCGGGCCGCTTCGCTCTCGTTCTCGTTTCTGGAGCCGAACATGGCATCGATCTCATCAATGAAGATGATCGAAGGCTTCTGCTCCCGAGCCAAACTGAACAGATTCTTCACTAACCTAAGAGACAGTGACAGAATGAACAACATTACATTCTAAAtgattattaacaaataatatattcCCACTTAACATTTGAGGAGCACTCACTTCTCGCTCTCTCCCTGCCACTTGGACACCAGGTCTGATGATGAGATGGAGAAGAAGGTGGAGTTGTTGGCCTCGGTAGCCACTGCTTTAGCCAGGTAGGACTTTCCTGTTCCTGTCGGACCAAAGAGCAGAATGCCTCTCCGTTTCCCTGTGGACAGTGATGAGCTTCAGAACACTTCAGAAGATATTTTCAGACATATTAATTCATGCAACCTACCATACCAGGGAAAAGATGAGGGAATTTGATTGGCAGGATGACCGCTTGTTTAAGGGCCTCTTTGGCTCCTTCCAAACCAGCAACATCGTCCCACTGAATGTTGGGTTTTTCCATGACAATAGCACCTGGGAAGGTCCAAAATCCATGTTTTTTCTCCTGTTGTGgcttctttaataaagtctgtttgACACAAAATGTTGTACCTTGGAGTTGACTTTGGAGTTTCTTTTTCTCTGCGTCGCCGTCATCATTGTCAGTCCTGTAGAAGATGAAATTTGGCACCGTGTTTACTCCGTGTAACAGGAAGTGGATTAGTGGATTGAGCAGGAAGTAGATCCTCTCACCCTTTATCATCAGACTGGGAAACTCTGCCAGGTTTGGAGGGCGGCGTGCTCTCTTTATTCTTCAGGTACTGCATGAGCTGCTCCGCTCGCTCCAGATACTCAGCACACTTCGCTCGGATGCTCTGCTTGACCTTATCACCCTGAGCTTCAtctgcacaataataataaaacatattccaTCATCAAGTTATGGATTTTTTTGCTCGATGAACTGCAATGAATACAGTTAAGATATAAAAGACAAGTTATagtaacaaataatttaaatacatttatgaatacaattaaactatattgaataatttataataataatttaaatgtttcatatttaagaatattataaataaataaaaaatttctgtacgttaaaaatagaaaaacaatataACGTGCCATTATTTGTTCGTGGATTAATTCAGGATTTTTTTGCTCactatatttcatttaataaggGATCCAATACATTTAAGccgaaaaaaaaggaaaaatcatatatatatatatatatatatatatatatatatatatatatatatatatatatatataaattaattaataatataaataagtgaTATTTGATTCTTatctattaataatatttaatatattattatttaataatatatgaataaactattaatttatacagttttaattgaatatagcatgtgtaaatataaataaacattacaataaaatataaatgtatacaaaaaattGCATGTGAAGTTTATAAAGAATGGCTTTTGGCTTCTTACATTTCACCACATGAAGATAATTCTGGATTGCCTGCTGATAGAGGCGCAGAGCTCCCTCGTAGTTTTTGGCCTTGTCCTCCTCAGAAGCTCTGCTGGCCAAATCAATAGCTTTCTATTGAGCAAAAGTAATAGATATTCAAAAAGGTGGAGAAAATTGTGTggctatacttttattttatgtttcataaatgcacgcaattatatataatatttcacactttCGAAATAACGaataaaaacaatttgaaataaaattattctgCACACAAgcgatataaataaaataatcaaatctaaAATTGCCTGTAGTTACACAAACACCCATATATAGATGACTTGATCAGATTGTAAAGCAATGACAGGCCTGCTTGAATGAATCAAACCTTGAATTCAGATTAAATCTATGTTAAATAAGATGATGTTATAGTGTGGTGTAATAGACAGATGACTGGTTAGACCAGTTAAAGGAATAGCTTATTGAATATATATAGGacatacaattttttataaaataaataacatacacAAGACAGGAGCTTTACAATGTAACAAATAAGTTAAGAAGCACTTtcttaaatgtatgtatgtatcaaaataataaacaagccacataaatataaataacacactatttatgtataatgcattcaTGTTTACCGGTTAAACAATATATCCTAAACCAGTGGTTCCCATCCTTTTTCAATTCACGGCCCACACagccaaacacatatgtttgcgcggctcactgcaaaaaaaatgaactgaccccgctattgttgagTTAATAACTTaatactcagaagctagattgttaactgtctttactgaatgaactggcaatgaacagaaaataactcgggctggcaccgttcagcaaaacgggaaaaccagatccaggcagagatCAGTGGTTAGACAGTCAGCGGCAAGCAGTCAGGAGCGAACATGCAGAGTAGTGTTGAGACGAGCAGTCAAAATCAGCAGAGAACTGGAGCACTGGACAAAGCAAGACTAGAGTCAGACTACAGTGACAAGCGCAAATTGAGAGCAGATATAGAGCGAGTAAACTGGTGAGAAACCAATGAGCAGCTGCACTCTATGCATTGTGTGAATAATCTGAAAACAACAGCCGTGAAACAAACTGAGCTAAATGGGTAACATgtaagaagataaataaataaaaagaaaaaaaccttctGGCCTCATAAACTACAATCATGTCACTCAGAAACATCTGCATTTGTTCTTTTCAGCGAGcctgttgacagccatttatgcatgtttgaatttattgttctgtagcatatgcagcagaAATCTCTAAGATGAATTGGccgtttattcttaaaccaatcagcgagcacgaaaagtggaagcatagttacagtttaatatttattttgttgttatttaattatatatatgatatgatgttatgttatgacttagacattttcacatatattaacaatattatttattttaatagaaatcgGTGGCCCACCTGAAATACCATCGCGACCCATTAGGGGGCagcggcccacaggttgaaaatcACTGTTctaaactttaaagggggggggggtgaaatgctatttcatgcatactgagttttttacactgttaaagagttggattcccatgctaaacatggactaagtttcaaaaattaagttgtacgtttgaaggagtatttttgtttccaaaatactccttccggtttgtcacaagtttcggaaagtttttttcgagtatggctctgtgtgacgttagatggagcggaatttccttatatgggtcctaagggcacgtctgccggaagagcgcacgctcccgtatagcagagcactgagagcacaacagacttcactgatcagagcaagagcgtcgcgaaatgttacaaaagaagtgtgtttttggttgccagggcaagacaaccctgcacagattaccaaaaaaaaaacagcattaagggaccagtggatggagtttatttttacagagcatcaacggagttgtgcaagtgtttgtgtttgttcccctgcatttcgaagatgcttgttttacaaacaaggcccagtttgacgccggatttgcgtatcgtttatttcttaaggatgatgcaatcccaacgaaaaagggtcacgatcgtgtgttggaaccgcaggcggtgagtaaaactgcttcaaatatctctgtgttgttaacttagctatcagcgcgtaagcacatcaagtaaacaacatgcaatgttgtcatcaaactgcactttccacatgtacagcttaaaaaaaaaaaaaagacgacataaagtggaacttagtcattttccaaaaccgctaagcaaatatatacagtttcagtagaTACTACacgagacgttgttgctgatgctgctcttgttaaatttcatcctcaggatctgattctggatcataaataaacggctgaatctgactgttagccatggtttgttttggatgatgggttttccctcacggtaatgtcacagcttccagacgctgtcaacgcaaaagcctactggcgctcatgattctttagctccgcccacacgtcacgcctccagccggtcgtgtttttccgggaaaaatcggtacagactatctttctcttatgaatataataaaactaaagactttttggagttatgaaggattcagtactactctataggtactcaagattaacaggatattgagtgaaaacgagcatttcaccccccccctttaacgaCATAGTTATATTTTCATATGTATGTTGTCGAAGAATAAAGTTACGTTTAAATAGGACAGAAAAATGACAACAAGTATAACATTAATACATATATGATAGATATATAACGGCATGAAAGGCGGTCATATTGCTTGTAAAGTCTCTTACCTGTAAACTGGCATTCGTCATCGTTGATGGTGTGTTGAAGGTGAACTTATAAAAGGTCGCTTCTGGAAAGGTtcaaacatacacatttttaaattgaagGCATCGCGGACTGTATTGGGgcttctttaataaagtctgtttgACACAAAATGTTGTACCTTGGAGTTGACTTTGGAGTTTCTTTTTCTCTGCATCGCCGTCATCATTGTCAGTCCTGTAGAAGATGAAATTTGGCACCGTGTTTACTCCGTGTAACAGGAAGTGGATTAGTGGATTGAGCAGGAAGTAGATCCTCTCACCCTTTATCATCAGACTGGGAAACTCTGCCAGGTTTGGAGGGCGGCGTGCTCTCTTTATTCTTCAGGTACTGCATGAGCTGCTCCGCTCGCTCCAGATACTCAGCACACTTCTCTCGGATGCTCTGCTTGACCTTATCACCCTGAGCTTCAtctgcacaataataataaaacatattccaTCATCAAGTTATGGATTTTTTTGCTCGATGAACTGCACTGAATACAGTTAAGATATAAAAGACAAGTTATAGTATACAAATTATACAATTAAACTGTAttgaatcatttataataataatttaaatgtttcatattttagaatattataaataaattaaaattatgcaataaatgcaataaattcaaaaacaaaacgttGAAAAAATTGCATGTGAAGTTTATAAAGAATGGCTTTTGGCTTCTTACATTTCACCACATGAAGATAATTCTGGATTGCCTGCTGATAGAGGCGCAGAGCTCCCTCGTAGTTTTTGGCCTTGTCCTCCTCAGAAGCTCTGCTGGCCAAATCAATGGCTTTCTATTGAGCAAAAGTAATAGATATTCAAAAAGGTGGAGAAAATTGTGTggctatacttttattttatgtttcataaatgcacgcaattatatataatatttcacactttCGAAATAACGaataaaaacaatttgaaataaaattattctgCACACAAgcgatataaataaaataatcaaatctaaAATTGGCTGTAGTTACACAAACACCCATATATAGATGACTTGATCAGATTGTAAAGCAATGACAGGCCTGCTTGAATGAATCAAACCTTGAATTCAGATTAAATCTGTGTTGATATTTTCCTTTAATTGATTGCTGTTACTGTAgctgtgcttcaagtcgaacgcacccaaTGATTCAGTGAGCTATTAGACTTGTTTGAGATGCGCCTTGCCTCGCCTGAAATGTAGGCGAGAGTGGGCAGCTACAGTAAGGGGAGGGGTCAAAAAAGACCTTTGAAGTCGGACACATCCTGACTCTCGCTGTTTTGTCGTCTGCAAACATCAGCAATGAAGGAGATTGCGCTCATTTAGTGGATGTGAAGTGGATGTGATCGAATTACCACTGTTGTGTCACCATGTGTGGTGTTGGTGGTGTTGGctcagtggataagacacatgcctttggtgtgagagacctgggttcaaatccactgtgtgacaccaatgtgtccctgagcaagacacttaacctctagttgctccagaggtgtgcgacctctgacatatatagcaattgtaagttgctttggataaaagtgtaagctaaatgaataaatgtaatcatGTGCATCAAttcctttgttctgctgaacacaaaggaggaaatTTAGAAGAATGTTTGCAAACAAGCAGGTTTCTGCCACCATTTCACGTCCATAGTATTTTTCCATACTATGCAAGTCAAAGCTGTTTTGGAGCAAACCTTCTTCAGAATTTCTTCCCTAGTTTTAAGCCAGACCCTGACACTACTCAGATGAAACCACAGAAAAATGAGGCATAATGGCTTAACAGTGCACTTggatatgtatgtgtgcatgtatatttttaatggatttatttattaattcacacaaacatacaatagaataaagtaaaaattacacggaagaatattaattaagaaaaaataaataaataaatgcatgtcctAATTCTTAACTTCACTAGGcggtgttgtgtttttgtttagtttgcatgtaaatataaataaatgggtAATCCAAttagaataaagaaaaaatgtatcagttgacattcacagccaatgagCATGAAGCCGTGTCATCAGTCAGTtgtttcccatcatgcttttgatCCGCGCAGTCGGTGGATTGGTTGATTGGTGATTGGTTCTGCGCAGATTTtgctcatctcaaacaagcctattgACTCATTctaaaatgaatcatttagtaaCGAAAGACTTGTGTGTTGCTCGCAGTCAGACAGATGATCGAGTCAGACCGGCTGCACGAGCCTCAACTGAAGAGACTTTGATGCTACATTATCCGTTATTAGTCACCGTTTACACTGAgagtaataaaatcagaatcattctcgaCAAAGTTCTGGTGCTGCCCTAGTAATTGTTtcttattaaaattttaatcagGTTACTTGTCCGGTTGGGCAAGTGCaattctctttcacttgcccCTTCACAGAATCCACATGTCCCGGACAAGCGTTAATGTCAAACCCTGATTATATATAggacatacaaaataaaataaataacataagaCAGGAGCTTTACAGTATAGCAAATAAGTTAAGAAGCACTTtcttaaatgtatgtatgtatgtatcaaaataataaacaagccacctaaatataaataacacactatttatttatttatttactatatatatatttttttaataacacacTATTTATGTATAACCCATTCGTGTTTATCggttaaacaatatatatatatatatatacatacacacacacacacacacagacacacacacacacacacacacacacacatatatacatacatacatacatatatatatatatacacacacacacacacacacacacacacacacacacacacacacacacacatatatatatgtatatgtatatgtaaatatatgtatataaatatatatatagtataacaataatacattttatatatatattatatatatatataagtctctTACCTGTAAACTGGCATTTGTCATCGTTGACGGTGTGTTGAAGGTGAACTTATAATATGTTACTGCGGGAACGgttcaaatatatacatatttttaaatgaagttaTCGCGGActgtcttttactgtctatggtaaatCTGTACGTCTCGCGCACTTCCGCGTCGGGTGCTTACCGTGACGTCACGGATGACGAGCGTCGAGCGCCACACCTGTCGCTCGCACCGGACACGGACACGCCTAGTGAAATGGAGTTTCACTGAAAAATTACTAGTTTtctgattcaaataaataatataaaatatactttaaaattaaaagctagcactattaaattaaaataatagaacaaaaatacagactaaaataagatgtaaaatatgttttaagcaaataaatggattttaaaatatttaattcccttttaaaataatattaataaaataataaaataaattaaaaagcagcattttggtttacatttattattttcacaaataaacagTTCACCACACTTATAGCACAGACAAAAAGCTAAATAGACTGTTAAGAAACACATATTTAAGAAGCAAGATTTTGACATTTCTTGATGGTAAGTTCAAAATACATTTCAGTGGAGAATAAATAtggcaagaaaaataa
This DNA window, taken from Carassius auratus strain Wakin chromosome 22, ASM336829v1, whole genome shotgun sequence, encodes the following:
- the LOC113040120 gene encoding vacuolar protein sorting-associated protein 4B isoform X2, coding for MTNASLQKAIDLASRASEEDKAKNYEGALRLYQQAIQNYLHVVKYEAQGDKVKQSIRAKCAEYLERAEQLMQYLKNKESTPPSKPGRVSQSDDKGTDNDDGDAEKKKLQSQLQGAIVMEKPNIQWDDVAGLEGAKEALKQAVILPIKFPHLFPGKRRGILLFGPTGTGKSYLAKAVATEANNSTFFSISSSDLVSKWQGESEKLVKNLFSLAREQKPSIIFIDEIDAMFGSRNENESEAARKIKTEFLVQMQGIGNDNEGILVLGATNIPWMLDSAIRRRFEKRIHIPLPEQQARSSMFKLHLGSTPNSLNEADFITLGKKTDGYSGADISIVVRDALMQPIRRVQSATHFKKVRGKAWNNPEAVVDDLLTPSSPNDPDALQMTWEDVARDKLLEPIVSLEDMLMSLEKTKPTVNEEDLEKMKKFTQDFGQ
- the LOC113040120 gene encoding vacuolar protein sorting-associated protein 4B isoform X1, whose amino-acid sequence is MTNASLQKAIDLASRASEEDKAKNYEGALRLYQQAIQNYLHVVKYEAQGDKVKQSIREKCAEYLERAEQLMQYLKNKESTPPSKPGRVSQSDDKGTDNDDGDAEKKKLQSQLQEATFYKFTFNTPSTMTNASLQKAIDLASRASEEDKAKNYEGALRLYQQAIQNYLHVVKYEAQGDKVKQSIRAKCAEYLERAEQLMQYLKNKESTPPSKPGRVSQSDDKGTDNDDGDAEKKKLQSQLQGAIVMEKPNIQWDDVAGLEGAKEALKQAVILPIKFPHLFPGKRRGILLFGPTGTGKSYLAKAVATEANNSTFFSISSSDLVSKWQGESEKLVKNLFSLAREQKPSIIFIDEIDAMFGSRNENESEAARKIKTEFLVQMQGIGNDNEGILVLGATNIPWMLDSAIRRRFEKRIHIPLPEQQARSSMFKLHLGSTPNSLNEADFITLGKKTDGYSGADISIVVRDALMQPIRRVQSATHFKKVRGKAWNNPEAVVDDLLTPSSPNDPDALQMTWEDVARDKLLEPIVSLEDMLMSLEKTKPTVNEEDLEKMKKFTQDFGQ